The Petropleomorpha daqingensis genome includes a window with the following:
- a CDS encoding NUDIX domain-containing protein, producing the protein MAEPASPGAYALLKTETVYEGRIITLVKDVVAMPEGGDSVREVVRHIGAVCVAAVDDESRVVMVRQYRHPVGGYLWELPAGLRDADGEPPLETAKRELAEEAGLAAQRWSLLVTSYSTPGFCDEQVLIYLAEGLSEAERPDGFTAEHEEIDMTVERVPLDEAVGRIFTGGIRNASAVIGLLAAARARETSPELRPVDAD; encoded by the coding sequence ATGGCCGAACCGGCCTCGCCGGGTGCCTACGCGCTGCTGAAGACCGAGACGGTCTACGAGGGCCGGATCATCACCCTCGTCAAGGACGTCGTCGCCATGCCCGAGGGCGGCGACAGCGTCCGCGAGGTGGTCCGGCACATCGGCGCGGTGTGCGTCGCGGCGGTGGACGACGAGAGCCGCGTGGTCATGGTCCGGCAGTACCGGCACCCGGTCGGCGGCTACCTGTGGGAGCTGCCGGCCGGGCTGCGGGACGCCGACGGCGAGCCGCCCCTCGAGACGGCGAAGCGCGAGCTGGCCGAGGAGGCCGGGCTGGCCGCGCAGCGCTGGTCGCTGCTGGTCACCTCGTACTCCACGCCGGGCTTCTGCGACGAGCAGGTGCTGATCTACCTCGCCGAGGGGCTGTCGGAGGCCGAGCGGCCCGACGGCTTCACCGCGGAGCACGAGGAGATCGACATGACCGTCGAGCGGGTGCCGCTGGACGAGGCGGTCGGCCGGATCTTCACCGGCGGGATCCGCAACGCCTCGGCGGTGATCGGGCTGCTGGCCGCCGCCCGGGCGCGGGAGACCTCGCCCGAGCTGCGTCCCGTCGACGCCGACTGA
- a CDS encoding CTP synthase, whose translation MDRPSRTRDQSFSQGLLHNSQPTKFVFVTGGVVSSLGKGLTASSLGALLSSRGLRVTMQKLDPYLNVDPGTMNPFQHGEVFVTEDGAETDLDIGHYERFLDVDLSGRANVTTGQVYSDVIAKERRGEYLGDTVQVIPHITNEIKSRILDGATRWSGDDGRVDVVITEIGGTVGDIESLPFLEAARQVRHEIGRDNCFFLHISLVPYIAPSGELKTKPTQHSVAALRSIGIQPDALVCRSDREIGTNLKRKISLMCDVDAEGVISCADAPSIYDIPKVLHREGLDAYVVRRLGLPFRDVDWTVWGDLLDRVHKPKQTVTIALVGKYIDLPDAYLSVTEALRAGGFAHRNRVEIRWVPSDDCETPEGAERALAGVDGVCVPGGFGVRGIEGKLGALRWTRTNGVPTLGLCLGLQCMVIEYARHVAGLEKANSAEFDPDTPDPVIATMASQVDVIAGERGMGGTMRLGSYPAALEHGSVAAAAYGSQDITERHRHRYEVNNDYRDRLSEAGLVFSGTSPDGLLVEFAELPRESHPFYVGTQAHPELKSRPTRPHPLFRAFVRAAIDYAESSRIPVPDDDAEKVGI comes from the coding sequence GTGGATCGACCGTCTCGAACGCGTGACCAGTCCTTCTCGCAGGGCCTCCTGCACAACTCCCAGCCGACGAAGTTCGTCTTCGTCACCGGCGGCGTCGTCTCCTCGCTCGGCAAGGGGCTGACTGCCAGCTCCCTGGGCGCGCTGCTGTCCAGCCGTGGCCTCCGGGTCACCATGCAGAAGCTGGACCCCTACCTCAACGTCGACCCCGGGACGATGAACCCGTTCCAGCACGGCGAGGTCTTCGTCACCGAGGACGGCGCCGAGACCGACCTCGACATCGGTCACTACGAGCGCTTCCTCGACGTCGACCTGTCCGGGCGGGCCAACGTGACCACCGGCCAGGTGTACTCCGACGTGATCGCCAAGGAGCGGCGCGGCGAGTACCTGGGTGACACCGTGCAGGTCATCCCGCACATCACCAACGAGATCAAGTCGCGCATCCTCGACGGCGCCACCAGGTGGAGCGGGGACGACGGCCGGGTGGACGTCGTCATCACCGAGATCGGCGGCACCGTCGGCGACATCGAGTCGCTGCCCTTCCTCGAGGCCGCCCGCCAGGTGCGCCACGAGATCGGCCGGGACAACTGCTTCTTCCTGCACATCTCGCTGGTGCCCTACATCGCCCCGTCCGGCGAGCTGAAGACCAAGCCGACGCAGCACTCGGTGGCCGCGCTGCGCAGCATCGGCATCCAGCCCGACGCGCTGGTCTGCCGCTCCGACCGGGAGATCGGCACCAACCTCAAGCGCAAGATCAGCCTGATGTGCGACGTCGACGCCGAGGGCGTGATCTCCTGCGCCGACGCCCCGTCGATCTACGACATCCCGAAGGTGCTGCACCGCGAGGGGCTCGACGCCTACGTCGTCCGCCGGCTGGGCCTGCCGTTCCGCGACGTCGACTGGACCGTCTGGGGCGACCTGCTCGACCGGGTGCACAAGCCCAAGCAGACGGTGACGATCGCGCTGGTCGGCAAGTACATCGACCTGCCCGACGCCTACCTGTCGGTCACCGAGGCGCTGCGGGCCGGCGGCTTCGCCCATCGCAACCGGGTGGAGATCCGCTGGGTGCCCTCGGACGACTGCGAGACCCCGGAGGGCGCCGAGCGGGCGCTGGCCGGCGTCGACGGCGTGTGCGTGCCGGGCGGGTTCGGCGTGCGCGGCATCGAGGGCAAGCTCGGAGCGCTGCGCTGGACGCGCACCAACGGCGTCCCGACGCTCGGGCTGTGCCTGGGGCTGCAGTGCATGGTCATCGAGTACGCCCGACACGTGGCCGGGCTGGAGAAGGCCAACTCGGCGGAGTTCGACCCGGACACCCCGGACCCGGTCATCGCCACCATGGCCAGCCAGGTCGACGTCATCGCCGGCGAGCGGGGCATGGGCGGGACGATGCGGCTGGGCAGCTACCCGGCGGCGCTTGAGCACGGGTCGGTGGCGGCCGCCGCGTACGGGTCGCAGGACATCACCGAGCGGCACCGGCACCGGTACGAGGTGAACAACGACTACCGCGACCGGCTGTCGGAGGCCGGCCTGGTGTTCTCCGGCACCTCGCCGGACGGGCTGCTGGTCGAGTTCGCCGAGCTGCCCCGCGAGTCGCACCCGTTCTACGTGGGCACGCAGGCGCACCCCGAGCTGAAGAGCCGCCCGACCCGGCCGCACCCGCTGTTCCGCGCGTTCGTGCGGGCCGCGATCGACTACGCCGAGTCCTCGCGGATCCCGGTTCCGGACGACGACGCCGAGAAGGTCGGCATCTGA
- the murJ gene encoding murein biosynthesis integral membrane protein MurJ, which yields MSGRRVAQGVAGAAALIAVLTVLARLAGFVRTLVFTNAVGAGSTGDTYTAANNVPNIVYEIVAGGALASLVVPMLAGGIVAGNAEQVRRTASALLGWVLLVLTPLAVLVALLAEPIARLLLGGDDPEKVQLAARFLLVFAPQVVLYGIGIVLAGVLQAHRRFAGPAIAPLLSSVVVAGAYLLFALIGGSRSVAHLSETGELVLGVGTTLGVVALSLSLLVPIRRLGLGLRPSLKFPVGVAPRVGRLAIAGVLTLAGQQVLAAVAIRLANAGAPDGTQVAYAAGLTVFLVPWAALAVPLATSAYPGLSESAELGDEEGYRRSLAPAAVLIVVASAVAAAVLVAVSGPMARVFLAGGSEQTVTALRNTIIAFAPGLLGYGLIALLTRGLYARGLWKAPTACVVGGWVLAGVADVVLSAALPARDRAFALAAGHSLGVTVAGIGLLVVVARVAGRPALGGVLRTGGPAVLAAVLAGAAGLFVARLLGADPVPDSGVLGAVGIGVAAAAVVAVVAAAVIMGTARAPLTAAVHGLRRSGRQEVHGG from the coding sequence GTGAGCGGACGGCGGGTCGCCCAGGGGGTCGCGGGCGCGGCGGCGCTGATCGCCGTGCTCACCGTGCTGGCCCGGCTGGCCGGGTTCGTCCGGACGCTGGTCTTCACCAACGCCGTCGGCGCGGGCAGCACCGGTGACACCTACACCGCGGCGAACAACGTCCCGAACATCGTCTACGAGATCGTCGCCGGCGGGGCGCTGGCCAGCCTGGTCGTGCCGATGCTGGCCGGCGGCATCGTCGCCGGCAACGCCGAGCAGGTCCGCCGGACGGCGTCGGCGCTGCTCGGCTGGGTGCTGCTGGTGCTCACCCCGCTGGCCGTGCTCGTCGCGCTGCTCGCCGAGCCGATCGCCCGGCTGCTGCTCGGCGGCGACGACCCGGAGAAGGTCCAGCTGGCCGCCCGGTTCCTGCTGGTGTTCGCCCCGCAGGTGGTGCTCTACGGCATCGGGATCGTGCTCGCCGGCGTGCTGCAGGCGCACCGCCGGTTCGCCGGACCCGCGATCGCGCCGCTGCTGTCCAGCGTCGTCGTCGCCGGCGCCTACCTGCTGTTCGCGCTGATCGGCGGCAGCCGGTCGGTGGCGCACCTGTCCGAGACGGGGGAGCTGGTCCTCGGGGTGGGGACGACGCTCGGCGTCGTGGCGCTGAGCCTGAGCCTGCTCGTGCCGATCCGGCGGCTGGGACTGGGGCTGCGGCCCTCGCTCAAGTTCCCGGTCGGCGTGGCCCCCCGGGTGGGCCGGCTGGCGATCGCCGGTGTGCTCACCCTCGCCGGCCAGCAGGTCCTCGCCGCGGTCGCGATCCGGCTGGCCAACGCCGGCGCACCCGACGGCACCCAGGTCGCCTACGCCGCCGGGCTGACGGTCTTCCTGGTGCCGTGGGCGGCGCTGGCGGTGCCGCTGGCCACCTCCGCCTACCCGGGCCTGTCCGAGAGCGCGGAGCTCGGCGACGAGGAGGGCTACCGGCGCAGCCTGGCGCCGGCCGCCGTCCTGATCGTCGTCGCCTCGGCCGTGGCCGCGGCCGTGCTGGTCGCCGTCTCCGGGCCGATGGCGCGCGTGTTCCTCGCCGGCGGCTCGGAGCAGACGGTCACCGCGCTGCGCAACACGATCATCGCCTTCGCGCCCGGCCTGCTGGGCTACGGGCTGATCGCTCTGCTCACCCGCGGGCTCTACGCGCGCGGGCTGTGGAAGGCGCCGACGGCCTGCGTGGTCGGCGGCTGGGTGCTCGCGGGGGTCGCCGACGTCGTCCTGTCCGCCGCCCTGCCGGCCCGCGACCGGGCGTTCGCGCTGGCCGCCGGGCACAGCCTGGGCGTCACCGTCGCCGGGATCGGGCTGCTGGTGGTCGTGGCGCGGGTGGCCGGGCGGCCGGCGCTCGGCGGTGTGCTCCGCACGGGCGGTCCCGCGGTGCTCGCGGCGGTGCTGGCCGGGGCGGCGGGGCTGTTCGTCGCGCGGCTGCTCGGGGCCGACCCGGTGCCCGACAGCGGCGTCCTGGGCGCCGTCGGCATCGGGGTGGCGGCCGCGGCGGTGGTGGCGGTCGTCGCCGCGGCGGTCATCATGGGAACGGCGCGGGCACCGCTGACGGCGGCGGTGCACGGACTGCGCCGATCGGGCCGGCAGGAGGTGCACGGTGGCTGA
- a CDS encoding glycosyltransferase family 4 protein produces the protein MADTPPLAGRSLAEALATSAGGVGAHIRSLLPALTAAGAEVRVCGAPATEELFGFTGAGADFRPVGISAGLAPLADARAVLAMRAATAGADLVHAHGLRAGLVAAAARRLDRSRRPLVLTLHNALQEGTGPKQRLLRRLEGVTIRAADLVLAVSGDLAANARRLGARDVRLAPAIAPPRPPAQRSRAEVRAELGVEEGRPLVVAVGRLHPQKGYDVLLDAVARWAGVVDPLVVIAGDGPLQEELSARIAAERLPVALLGRRDDVADLLGAADLCVLPSRWEGSPFTGQEALRAGTPLVCTRAGGMPELFGTAAEMVPVGDAAALADAVVRVLTDPVRAKELAEAGPRQAAGWPDQAATERQVVAVYRELLGDPEGGPS, from the coding sequence GTGGCTGACACGCCGCCCCTGGCGGGCCGTTCGCTCGCGGAGGCGCTCGCCACCAGCGCCGGTGGGGTGGGCGCGCACATCCGCTCGCTGCTGCCCGCGCTCACCGCCGCGGGCGCCGAGGTCCGCGTCTGCGGCGCCCCGGCCACCGAGGAGCTGTTCGGGTTCACCGGGGCCGGCGCGGACTTCCGCCCGGTCGGGATCTCCGCGGGGCTCGCGCCGCTCGCCGACGCCCGCGCCGTGCTCGCCATGCGCGCCGCCACCGCCGGCGCCGACCTCGTGCACGCGCACGGCCTGCGCGCCGGCCTGGTCGCCGCGGCCGCCCGCCGGCTGGACCGCAGCCGCCGGCCGCTCGTGCTCACCCTGCACAACGCGCTGCAGGAGGGCACGGGCCCCAAGCAGCGGCTGCTGCGCCGGCTCGAGGGCGTCACCATCCGCGCCGCCGACCTGGTGCTCGCCGTCTCCGGCGACCTGGCCGCCAACGCCCGCCGGCTCGGCGCCCGCGACGTCCGCCTGGCGCCGGCGATCGCCCCGCCGCGCCCGCCCGCTCAGCGCTCGCGCGCCGAGGTGCGCGCGGAGCTGGGCGTCGAGGAGGGCCGCCCGCTGGTGGTCGCCGTCGGCCGGCTGCACCCGCAGAAGGGCTACGACGTCCTGCTCGACGCCGTCGCCCGCTGGGCCGGGGTCGTCGACCCGCTGGTGGTCATCGCCGGCGACGGCCCGCTGCAGGAGGAGCTCTCGGCGCGCATCGCGGCCGAGCGGCTGCCGGTGGCGCTGCTGGGCCGCCGGGACGACGTCGCCGACCTGCTCGGCGCGGCCGACCTGTGCGTGCTGCCCTCGCGCTGGGAGGGCAGCCCGTTCACCGGGCAGGAGGCGCTGCGGGCCGGCACGCCGCTGGTCTGCACCCGCGCCGGCGGGATGCCGGAGCTGTTCGGCACCGCGGCGGAGATGGTGCCGGTCGGCGACGCCGCCGCGCTGGCCGACGCCGTCGTCCGTGTGCTCACCGACCCGGTGCGGGCCAAGGAGCTGGCCGAGGCCGGCCCGCGCCAGGCGGCCGGCTGGCCCGACCAGGCCGCCACCGAGCGCCAGGTCGTGGCGGTCTACCGCGAGCTGCTCGGCGATCCGGAGGGCGGCCCGTCGTGA